The Rubrobacter naiadicus DNA window CGAACCTCTACGGCCCGAACGACGACTTCGACCCCCGGACCAGCCACGTCCTTCCGGCCCTCATCCGACGCTTCCACGAGGCGAAGGAGCGGGGGGACGAGGCGGTGGTGGTCTGGGGGAGCGGCAGGCCGCGGAGGGAGTTTCTGCACGTCGACGACCTGGCCGACGCCTGCGTCTTCCTGATGGAGCGCTACTCCGCGGAGGAGCCGATCAACGTCGGGGTGGGGAAGGACATGAGCATAGCCTCGCTCGCGGAGCTCGTCCGGGAGGTGGTCGGCTACGAGGGTGAGATACGCTTCGACCCGTCGAAGCCCGACGGGACGCCGCGCAAGCTGCTCGATGTGGGCCGCCTGCACTCTATGGGCTGGCGGGCGAGGATCCCGCTGCGGGAGGGCATCGAACGGACCTACCGGTGGTATCTGGAGGACGCCGTTCCGGCGCTCTGATGAGCGGTGGGAGCCACCACCCACCGTGATAAAATCTCCGATGAGATGAGGACCCCTCAGATCAGCCCGAGACAGCACGAGATACTTCTGAAGACGCTCGAGATGTACATCTCGACGGGGACGCCGGTGAGCAGCGCGGCCCTGAGCGAGGTGATAGACGCGAGCAGCTCGACGATCCGGGCGGAGCTCGCCGAGCTCGAGCGGGTGGGGCTCCTCACGCACCCGCACACCTCGGCCGGCCGCATCCCGACCGACGCCGGGTACCGCTACTACGTCGACGCGCTGATGCGGGAGCGGCGCGAGGAGCCGAGCAGCCTGGAGATACCCGAGGTCTACGGCAACGTGGACGAGCTGCTGCGCGAGGTCTCCGAGGGGATGAGCGAGGTGACGCGCCTGCTCGCGGTCGTCGCCGGGCCGGCGGCCTTCGGGGACGCCATAGCGCGGGTGGACTACCTGCCGCTCGGCGAGGGCGAGGTGTTGCTCGCGCTCTCGATGGAGAGCGGGGCGGCGGCGAGCGCCCGCGTGCGGCTGCCCGCCTGCGTGGGCGAGGACGAGCTGAGGGAGATGCTGCACTCCTTGAACGCCTGGATCTCGGGGCGGCCGCTCGGGATAGACCTCGAGCTCGCCACCGCCGCCCGCAAGGTCCTCTCCGAGCACAACCCGCAGGTGGTCGACGCCGTGCTCGGGGCCGTCGAGGCCGTCGGGCGCTCGGCGGAGCGCGGGGTCTTCATCCAGGGGATGTCCGCGCTGCTCGCCCGGCTCGACGACCTCGACCCGGAGAGCCTCTCGGCGATCATGGAGATCTTCGAGCGCCGGCGGTGGCTGCTGCGGCTGATGAGCGACGCGCTCGAGCGCTCGGCGGTCTCCAACACGGGCGTGATCGTCTCGATCGGGGCCGAGAACGTCTTCTACCACCTGAGCGGGGCGAGCCTCGTCGCCGCCGCGTACAACCGGCGCGAGCGGCCGCTCGGGGTGGTCGGGCTCATAGGCCCCAAGCGGATGGACTACGACGCCGCGATAAGCACCGTGCGCGACGCGGCGGAGACCCTGACCCAGCGGCTCACCAGCGGGTTCTAGGACGTGGCTGGCGCGAAGCGAGACTACTACGA harbors:
- the hrcA gene encoding heat-inducible transcriptional repressor HrcA, whose protein sequence is MRTPQISPRQHEILLKTLEMYISTGTPVSSAALSEVIDASSSTIRAELAELERVGLLTHPHTSAGRIPTDAGYRYYVDALMRERREEPSSLEIPEVYGNVDELLREVSEGMSEVTRLLAVVAGPAAFGDAIARVDYLPLGEGEVLLALSMESGAAASARVRLPACVGEDELREMLHSLNAWISGRPLGIDLELATAARKVLSEHNPQVVDAVLGAVEAVGRSAERGVFIQGMSALLARLDDLDPESLSAIMEIFERRRWLLRLMSDALERSAVSNTGVIVSIGAENVFYHLSGASLVAAAYNRRERPLGVVGLIGPKRMDYDAAISTVRDAAETLTQRLTSGF